The DNA region GCAACATTTAAGGGCAGATTATGAACATACGGTTAATACTATCTGAAAGTTAATGTTTGTGACTGGCACAACACGTGGGCGAAAGGCACATTTAACAATGTTATTTCAACTATTCACGCATTGCAACGTTTTcactttcagttttttaaatttgcttaaCATTAACATTGAATCAACCCTGTACATTGGCCCATGAACTGTTTTCATCAGTAAAAACCCATGGCCGTAACTCGAGGAATTTAACGTTCCTCTCGACGGAGCGTAaagaattaaaagataatCGAGAAATGCTTTCACTGATCTTCTTTCCGTAAATTATCGGATTTCTCTTCCTAACGAGATACTTCGTATGGTTCCGGATTGCTGATCAATAATAAGTATGATAAAGCACAATATGCACCAATTAGCAGTCGAATTGGAGAAGTGAACGCGCAGCTCATTAAAGATTTATCTTTTGCACGAACtttcttcaattaattttttttttttttaatttcagacaCAAAAAAGTAATCATCCACGTGCCGTACAAAGTCAAGACCATCCACCACACCCATACGGTCTACAAGCACGTAGGAGGGGGTGGTGGAGACGAGGGTGGCTACAAGGTCATTGGCTATTCCGGAGATGGTGACGTCAGCTTGGGTCATGGACACGAAGTGCACGCAGACGCAGGTGAACATGCTGGAGGATTCTCTGTGGGGGGTGACCATGGATACTGGCACTCAGGTAGTTAGAACGAGACGGATGCTGCCTTTCACTTTCTTCCTcgttttcataatttcttcGAATAACCTCAACTTCATCCTAACTTATAAAATCTAACCTAACTTTATTAACAATTCCGCTGAGAGGATGGTAGCGAAGAGTTGTGGTCTGTGGCGCAGAAGTACCTTCTAAGCATGCTCCCATTCACGTGGTCCGACCATTTACCATCCCGTACTTAAGGTAATTATTTCACCACTGCACCTAAGTATGTTAAACCTGCTGGTCATATCCCTCTTCATGTACAAGATTACACTGATGCCTCAATTAATCGTACTTGTTTGACATGATTCTTGGGAGTCCCTGTATGTTTATTCatgagacaccctatatattgtatttaacgtttttataacttttcctGCAGTTTGAGCCTTTATGGGTCcatgatttcaaaatttttaagattaacTATGACTGGAGTGCTAAAACTCTACCTTTTCATTTGCAACGCCGAATGTACTATGTCAGTTTTAGAATTTGTTACTCTTTAAAGTCAATTTATCCGCAATATTTCATATACCGATTTCTCTtagttttcaagaaatatttggatttaaaaaaggaaacatttttcattgtttttaatgGAAGTTTTGGGAGTGATTCTATTTACTCGATTTTTCCCATTGAGCTGTATTACTGATTATCATGAGTCTACCAATCAGAAGGGCCAATTTCCTAATACACTTTCCTACAGCTATCTTTATCGGTTTCGAACAATCTGAGTAGCAATTTTCTCTTAGTATGTTATGCGAAAATTCCACTTCTTCCTAAGTATCCACTAAAACTTTCTTCGTATACGCCGTTCATTCCGGCACTATTTCTGAGCCTTAACCTTCGGCAGGCGGATCAGACGGAGGTCACTCTGAAGGCATCAGCCTCGGAGGATCCGGAGGTCACGACTGGAGTGGAAGTTCTGGAGTAGGAGGCGGCGACCTCGGTCTGGGAGCCTACAGTGGCCACGATCTTGGAGGAGCCGATTTGGGCGGCGGATACGACCTCAGTGGTGGTGACGGAGGTTACGGAGTCGGTAACTCCATCGGCAGCGAAGGTGGTCACGACCTAGGCGGCAGTTTGGGCGGTTACGGAGGTTTCGGAGGAGGCGACGACGGAGGCCACAAAGGCTACgactagatttctttttgctgATTCTTGTTGATGAAAAGACTTATTTATTCTGAATTCGTTACCTGCATTAGTTCTCACACTCACTAGTCTGTTGAATAGTTGTATAGTTAGTTTTAAGGTTAGTTTTATCATTGATCATTGTTAAGTTGCCgagattttttgttttttaataaaattttttgtaaatatttggtCAGTACGTACTTCATCGCAGCCATCAAAGCAATCCCGAATCTTAGAAACTCAAAGATTTAATAAAGACTTGTTAGTCTAGGCACATGAAGCTCGATGAATTTGAGCTGTTTTTAAGCAGCAATTGCTGCACGGGTTCCCGAGATATTGGCGCCAAAAATCAGAAATACGTTTgttctttggaaattttcgaaaaaattcgaATCTTTAGAGGTGTAGTTTGTGACCCAAATCGACAGATATACCGGATGTTCATGCAAAGTGATTCCTCccaagtttttcaaattttttaaaataaatatttgaagtgaattaaatgaagaatacgccattttgacataaaaaaaagCGTCTTTAACAGCCATTCTGAATCCAAATATCAGCTGTGTATTGAAACCTTACATATAAAATAGTCGAGGTCACTTCCGATTAAACCGGAAGATGTAAATAACTGTCTCATGCGTCAAAAAATGGCAACTTGAGAACTTATTATGTGATAAAgaattgaaatgtttattttaaaaattgtgcaaaaatttagaaagaaaTCGCTTTGCCAAAACCACTCAGTAGATTCCATATTGGGCTTGAATTCCTCAATTAAAGTTCTGAAGCTGTGGAAACTTCAGGCATCTTTATTTTaagtcattttcaaaatcgcaaAATGGGAACAGTGAAAGGGGAAGTATTTAATCTCCGAAACTACAAGAGATATTGCAACGTCGTTCGCGCAAGCTCTTAGCTCACCAAGATCAATTTTAGCCGTTTTTTTCAGACAATTGCTCCGCTGCGTTTCGAAGCGCTCTCttcttttggaaattttctaaaatttggtCGACTCCCTTTCACCTAATTCGACTGATTTGAATTCTATATTGACCCACTGATTTTCATTTGGGGACCGAAAATTATTTATCGACATTATCATCTGACCCTTCACACGTTGATTAACGTGGCAGCCATGATGTTTTGACAAAATCGTAACGCTGTGTTGCcatttaatgaataattacCAAATTCAAGTTTTCAGGAATGGGCTGATAAGGACAAAAGACAACGTCGTGTAAAACAATTGATATAATTTCAACTAGTTACACGTAAGAAAAAGGTACAAAGTCGAATGGACACTATTTACAAACATTTCAGATACAATAATTCGAGGCGTAAAGAGCTCCAAAAGAAACCTCCAAAATTTCCCATATTCTCCATTACCGCAGATCAGAGAAAATCGTATTCCATTTACACTGGCACTGGCCACTTTCTCATCATCGCTGCAGCCACTGTACCTATTAACTAGAAGACTAAAGTGGGCCGTGCCGTAGTGCAGCAAATCTGAACTCGTTCCTTTTCTCTGATTATAACAAAACATATTTGGGGACCGGTaacaaaattaagaataacAACGAACGaagaacaataaataacactgAAATTCTTTCAAGGAAACTAGAAACTTTCCTATTTACAAGGATGAGGGATAGAGATCATTGGTTGCCAACTAGTGCCAGCCGTGATGGGATATTCCATGGGAGTAGGTGGGTTCTCCTATGTGGATGCTGCCAGAGACATGTCCAGAGCTGAAGGCGTCTCCTCCCTCACCGCCGTGACTGACCACCTCCCCGTCGTCGGTCCCGACGATTTTTATGTGTTTGGTGATGATCTTCTTGGTGTGGACGTTGGTGTGCTTGATAGGGACATGGATTATAACATGTTTGTGTCTAGAAGaggtataaaattatttaaattaattaataaaaatatttatttttaatggcaAAAACGCAGCCATTCTCATTTAAAACCCTTGTGTATAAATATCCAAAGATCTTGCGTTTTGCCGTCAGGAACGGAATGTTTTACATTGTATAAcactaaaataatattgatcTTTTTTTATCATGAACCAGATCGCTGGTTAACAAGGAAATTGAGGTAAACTTTCATCTACGCGGAGCGCTAACGGCAAGCGAATGTGAATCGACCCACAATGGATCAAGTGATTAAAGCTTACGTAATTTGGAATAtgaatttgttataaaatcaGCTATATTTACAATAGT from Euwallacea similis isolate ESF13 chromosome 20, ESF131.1, whole genome shotgun sequence includes:
- the LOC136415403 gene encoding uncharacterized protein, which translates into the protein MASGYMIASILFLALFEYCSAGGGHGGGHKKVIIHVPYKVKTIHHTHTVYKHVGGGGGDEGGYKVIGYSGDGDVSLGHGHEVHADAGEHAGGFSVGGDHGYWHSGGSDGGHSEGISLGGSGGHDWSGSSGVGGGDLGLGAYSGHDLGGADLGGGYDLSGGDGGYGVGNSIGSEGGHDLGGSLGGYGGFGGGDDGGHKGYD
- the LOC136415459 gene encoding uncharacterized protein, with the translated sequence MTSKILIACALVLALVALSECGGHGGGGHKHVIIHVPIKHTNVHTKKIITKHIKIVGTDDGEVVSHGGEGGDAFSSGHVSGSIHIGEPTYSHGISHHGWH